One stretch of Diorhabda carinulata isolate Delta chromosome 5, icDioCari1.1, whole genome shotgun sequence DNA includes these proteins:
- the LOC130894289 gene encoding neurogenic protein mastermind-like isoform X3, which produces MEGYRRRQSDCMPRFDQSFSGLCEQNLQDTLQLKQRYLDAKAKRVPKTKAEKKHQDSSIQSSVHVQKFLKRSSEELDPGGGGPSENFEPPVKLQCSNEGLTKFSVEIVQQLEFTTSAANSQPQQISTNVTVKTHANASVKSDVSSPKSNPDLQKSTSTSNIGLDVGTLVECVKQEPDNDFADLDQCAAALEKDAAANGGAGFGGFPDLIGDDTNDDIISSATFNELITDISNYPDYELMKHFDFEDNKLDTKTEDIKNIPISQDSKTTSSPLLQQNNPRIPSYSNMDFVKTELSPAAQTLKQMAEQHQHKNQMGLSFTAARSPYGEFQFQGSDYGSPNSIHKNSPTFPQPDMIKQEMIFQQGNEFDMKRKNPGIYKQQYSPYSSPSASNHGSPGYLPRGNTGTNANTGAFGGGTPPRPPSGPGNNNNNNPGSTNVQINQAQQMNISQQSHGHTIQVSAGQHVHLSGDIKGTVNIAAQQGMHFTQQSSQNNSNQSQPNTSSANQQSPMSTPQHQNSPMSNGVNSHSPMSHNNQMPGNNMQMSGNQMGPNMQGPNGMTQQGNMTGNDMSNNMTGPGNMGMPNSNIGPGTGMSGMGSNMSSSGGMPGQMGGMQHPSMHSVGGMGSHTDSYSMSQTQTINFTQQSLRRAGNQGVPNSMGPSSMSGSSGPNVNNQPGTGMGPRLMTSQSLEQQKLLHQQQMLRAQQQQAAMQQHMVRPPPPDYKTTAGIMQGMQSRYATPAPPPNMRRMPMQPMPPSGPMMRSNMYMMQQQQQQIPPQQIPQRGAIYTRQQGPLAGMESMQHNTEWRHLLMSQQQNSSYTSMRPQFQQGFNMNSNNMQQMSALQHQQQLRNQQAMVTGGGPVSNQQGLVPGMGQGQIIGQNNNPMAQMNNMNQAMLHMQQQQSMMQQQNQHMSMSNIHMQQSQSISVSNQSLQSQQQPNMSLGNQMNNVVPSSNITQNSISSAFNPQADFNFEFLDNLATSDGTTFTDQELLSSFDSDPGFNLDF; this is translated from the exons ATGGAGGGGTACCGAAGAAGACAAAGTGACTGCATGCCGCGTTTTGACCAATCTTTTAGCGGCCTCTGCGAACAAAATTTGCAGGATACTCTGCAGCTGAAGCAACGCTACCTCGATGCCAAAGCAAAAAGAGTACCTAAGACGAAAGCTGAAAAGAAGCATCAAGATTCCTCGATACAAAGTAGTGTACACGTG CAAAAGTTTTTGAAACGTTCCTCCGAAGAATTAGATCCCGGCGGCGGCGGACCAAGCGAAAATTTCGAACCTCCAGTGAAACTTCAGTGTTCCAATGAAGGTCTCACCAAATTTTCCGTTGAGATCGTTCAACAATTGGAATTTACGACATCTGCCGCCAATTCCCAACCCCAACAGATATCGACGAACGTCACTGTAAAAACACATGCGAACGCTTCCGTAAAAAGTGATGTATCTTCTCCAAAATCAAATCCAGATCTTCAAAAATCAACATCGACCTCGAatatag gCCTCGATGTAGGTACATTAGTCGAATGTGTGAAACAAGAACCTGACAACGATTTCGCCGATCTCGATCAATGCGCGGCGGCTTTGGAAAAAGACGCTGCCGCTAACGGCGGCGCGGGTTTCGGGGGATTCCCCGATCTCATCGGCGATGATACTAACGACGATATAATTTCATCGGCAACCTTCAACGAACTTATCACCGATATCTCGAATTACCCCGATTACGAATTAATGAAACACTTCGATTTCGAAGATAACAAATTAGATACTAAAACCGAAGATATTAag aacattCCGATTTCTCAGGATTCCAAGACGACGTCGAGTCCGTTGTTGCAACAAAATAATCCCCGCATTCCCTCCTACTCCAATATGGACTTTGTTAAAACCGAGTTGAGTCCGGCGGCGCAAACTCTAAAACAAATGGCCGAACaacatcaacataaaaatcaaaTGGGATTATCGTTTACCGCGGCCAGATCGCCTTACGGGGAATTTCAATTCCAAGGGAGCGATTACGGAAGTCCAAATTCTATCCATAAAAATAGTCCCACGTTCCCGCAACCTGATATGATCAAACAGGAAATGATTTTCCAA cagGGCAACGAATTTGACATGAAACGTAAAAATCCAGGCATCTATAAACAACAATATTCTCCTTACAGTAGCCCTAGTGCTAGTAATCACGGTAGTCCCGGTTATTTACCTCGAGGTAACACAGGTACCAATGCCAATACCGGCGCTTTCGGTGGCGGTACGCCACCTAGACCTCCCTCAGGTCcgggaaataataataataacaacccCGGATCGACAAACGTTCAAATTAATCAAGCCCAACAAATGAATATTAGTCAGCAAAGCCACGGTCATACCATACAG gtATCAGCCGGTCAACACGTACATCTTTCTGGTGATATTAAAGGCACCGTTAATATAGCCGCCCAACAAGGTATGCATTTTACTCAGCAATCGAGTCAAAATAATTCCAATCAGTCCCAGCCGAATACCAGTAGTGCCAATCAACAAAGTCCAATGTCTACGCCGCAACACCAGAACTCACCTATGTCCAACGGTGTCAATTCTCATAGTCCAATGAGTCACAATAATCAAATGCCTGGAAATAATATGCAAATGTCTGGTAATCAAATGGGACCAAATATGCAAGGACCAAATGGTATGACTCAACAAGGAAATATGACCG GAAATGATATGAGTAATAATATGACAGGTCCAGGTAACATGGGTATGCCCAACAGCAATATCGGACCAGGAACTGGTATGAGCGGAATGGGTTCCAATATGAGCAGCTCTGGCGGTATGCCTGGACAAATGGGAGGCATGCAACATCCTTCTATGCATTCTGTAGGCGGAATGGGAAGCCACACGGATTCCTATTCCATGTCGCAGACACAGACCATCAATTTCACTCAACAAAGCTTGAGGAGGGCTGGAAATCAAG GTGTACCCAATTCGATGGGACCTTCTTCAATGTCCGGATCATCCGGTCCCAACGTGAACAATCAACCCGGTACCGGAATGGGTCCTCGTTTAATGACTTCCCAATCGTTAGAACAACAAAAGTTATTGCACCAACAACAAATGTTGAGGGCGCAACAACAGCAAGCGGCGATGCAACAACACATGGTGCGACCGCCGCCGCCCGATTACAAAACCACCGCCGGAATAATGCAAGGAATGCAATCTAGATACGCTACGCCCGCACCGCCGCCGAATATGAGAAGAATGCCTATGCAACCTATGCCTCCGtcag gaCCGATGATGCGTTCAAATATGTACATGATGCAACAGCAACAGCAACAAATTCCACCCCAACAGATACCCCAAAGGGGAGCTATATATACCAGGCAACAGGGACCATTAGCTGGAATGGAATCAATGCAGCACAATACGGAATGGAGGCATCTGCTGATGTCCCAACAGCAAAATTCCAGCTATACTTCTATGAGACCCCAATTCCAACAAG GTTTTAACATGAATTCGAATAACATGCAACAAATGTCGGCGTTGCAACACCAACAACAGCTCAGAAATCAACAAGCAATGGTTACCGGCGGAGGACCTGTGTCAAATCAACAAGGACTTGTTCCCGGAATGGGTCAAGGTCAAATTATAGGCCAAAATAACAACCCCATGGCCCAAATGAACAACATGAATCAAGCCATGTTACACATGCAACAGCAGCAGTCCATGATGCAACAACAAAATCAACAC atGTCAATGTCGAACATCCACATGCAACAATCCCAATCGATCTCAGTATCTAATCAATCTTTACAATCTCAACAACAGCCGAACATGTCACTTGGCAATCAAATGAACAACGTCGTACCGTCATCGAATATAACCCAAAATTCCATCAGTTCGGCATTTAATCCACAAGcagatttcaattttgaatttttggatAACTTGGCAACGTCGGACGGTACGACGTTCACCGACCAGGAACTGTTGAGTTCATTCGACAGCGATCCAGGCtttaatttagatttttaa
- the LOC130894289 gene encoding neurogenic protein mastermind-like isoform X2: protein MEGYRRRQSDCMPRFDQSFSGLCEQNLQDTLQLKQRYLDAKAKRVPKTKAEKKHQDSSIQSSVHVQQKFLKRSSEELDPGGGGPSENFEPPVKLQCSNEGLTKFSVEIVQQLEFTTSAANSQPQQISTNVTVKTHANASVKSDVSSPKSNPDLQKSTSTSNIGLDVGTLVECVKQEPDNDFADLDQCAAALEKDAAANGGAGFGGFPDLIGDDTNDDIISSATFNELITDISNYPDYELMKHFDFEDNKLDTKTEDIKNIPISQDSKTTSSPLLQQNNPRIPSYSNMDFVKTELSPAAQTLKQMAEQHQHKNQMGLSFTAARSPYGEFQFQGSDYGSPNSIHKNSPTFPQPDMIKQEMIFQGNEFDMKRKNPGIYKQQYSPYSSPSASNHGSPGYLPRGNTGTNANTGAFGGGTPPRPPSGPGNNNNNNPGSTNVQINQAQQMNISQQSHGHTIQVSAGQHVHLSGDIKGTVNIAAQQGMHFTQQSSQNNSNQSQPNTSSANQQSPMSTPQHQNSPMSNGVNSHSPMSHNNQMPGNNMQMSGNQMGPNMQGPNGMTQQGNMTGNDMSNNMTGPGNMGMPNSNIGPGTGMSGMGSNMSSSGGMPGQMGGMQHPSMHSVGGMGSHTDSYSMSQTQTINFTQQSLRRAGNQGVPNSMGPSSMSGSSGPNVNNQPGTGMGPRLMTSQSLEQQKLLHQQQMLRAQQQQAAMQQHMVRPPPPDYKTTAGIMQGMQSRYATPAPPPNMRRMPMQPMPPSGPMMRSNMYMMQQQQQQIPPQQIPQRGAIYTRQQGPLAGMESMQHNTEWRHLLMSQQQNSSYTSMRPQFQQGFNMNSNNMQQMSALQHQQQLRNQQAMVTGGGPVSNQQGLVPGMGQGQIIGQNNNPMAQMNNMNQAMLHMQQQQSMMQQQNQHMSMSNIHMQQSQSISVSNQSLQSQQQPNMSLGNQMNNVVPSSNITQNSISSAFNPQADFNFEFLDNLATSDGTTFTDQELLSSFDSDPGFNLDF, encoded by the exons ATGGAGGGGTACCGAAGAAGACAAAGTGACTGCATGCCGCGTTTTGACCAATCTTTTAGCGGCCTCTGCGAACAAAATTTGCAGGATACTCTGCAGCTGAAGCAACGCTACCTCGATGCCAAAGCAAAAAGAGTACCTAAGACGAAAGCTGAAAAGAAGCATCAAGATTCCTCGATACAAAGTAGTGTACACGTG CAGCAAAAGTTTTTGAAACGTTCCTCCGAAGAATTAGATCCCGGCGGCGGCGGACCAAGCGAAAATTTCGAACCTCCAGTGAAACTTCAGTGTTCCAATGAAGGTCTCACCAAATTTTCCGTTGAGATCGTTCAACAATTGGAATTTACGACATCTGCCGCCAATTCCCAACCCCAACAGATATCGACGAACGTCACTGTAAAAACACATGCGAACGCTTCCGTAAAAAGTGATGTATCTTCTCCAAAATCAAATCCAGATCTTCAAAAATCAACATCGACCTCGAatatag gCCTCGATGTAGGTACATTAGTCGAATGTGTGAAACAAGAACCTGACAACGATTTCGCCGATCTCGATCAATGCGCGGCGGCTTTGGAAAAAGACGCTGCCGCTAACGGCGGCGCGGGTTTCGGGGGATTCCCCGATCTCATCGGCGATGATACTAACGACGATATAATTTCATCGGCAACCTTCAACGAACTTATCACCGATATCTCGAATTACCCCGATTACGAATTAATGAAACACTTCGATTTCGAAGATAACAAATTAGATACTAAAACCGAAGATATTAag aacattCCGATTTCTCAGGATTCCAAGACGACGTCGAGTCCGTTGTTGCAACAAAATAATCCCCGCATTCCCTCCTACTCCAATATGGACTTTGTTAAAACCGAGTTGAGTCCGGCGGCGCAAACTCTAAAACAAATGGCCGAACaacatcaacataaaaatcaaaTGGGATTATCGTTTACCGCGGCCAGATCGCCTTACGGGGAATTTCAATTCCAAGGGAGCGATTACGGAAGTCCAAATTCTATCCATAAAAATAGTCCCACGTTCCCGCAACCTGATATGATCAAACAGGAAATGATTTTCCAA GGCAACGAATTTGACATGAAACGTAAAAATCCAGGCATCTATAAACAACAATATTCTCCTTACAGTAGCCCTAGTGCTAGTAATCACGGTAGTCCCGGTTATTTACCTCGAGGTAACACAGGTACCAATGCCAATACCGGCGCTTTCGGTGGCGGTACGCCACCTAGACCTCCCTCAGGTCcgggaaataataataataacaacccCGGATCGACAAACGTTCAAATTAATCAAGCCCAACAAATGAATATTAGTCAGCAAAGCCACGGTCATACCATACAG gtATCAGCCGGTCAACACGTACATCTTTCTGGTGATATTAAAGGCACCGTTAATATAGCCGCCCAACAAGGTATGCATTTTACTCAGCAATCGAGTCAAAATAATTCCAATCAGTCCCAGCCGAATACCAGTAGTGCCAATCAACAAAGTCCAATGTCTACGCCGCAACACCAGAACTCACCTATGTCCAACGGTGTCAATTCTCATAGTCCAATGAGTCACAATAATCAAATGCCTGGAAATAATATGCAAATGTCTGGTAATCAAATGGGACCAAATATGCAAGGACCAAATGGTATGACTCAACAAGGAAATATGACCG GAAATGATATGAGTAATAATATGACAGGTCCAGGTAACATGGGTATGCCCAACAGCAATATCGGACCAGGAACTGGTATGAGCGGAATGGGTTCCAATATGAGCAGCTCTGGCGGTATGCCTGGACAAATGGGAGGCATGCAACATCCTTCTATGCATTCTGTAGGCGGAATGGGAAGCCACACGGATTCCTATTCCATGTCGCAGACACAGACCATCAATTTCACTCAACAAAGCTTGAGGAGGGCTGGAAATCAAG GTGTACCCAATTCGATGGGACCTTCTTCAATGTCCGGATCATCCGGTCCCAACGTGAACAATCAACCCGGTACCGGAATGGGTCCTCGTTTAATGACTTCCCAATCGTTAGAACAACAAAAGTTATTGCACCAACAACAAATGTTGAGGGCGCAACAACAGCAAGCGGCGATGCAACAACACATGGTGCGACCGCCGCCGCCCGATTACAAAACCACCGCCGGAATAATGCAAGGAATGCAATCTAGATACGCTACGCCCGCACCGCCGCCGAATATGAGAAGAATGCCTATGCAACCTATGCCTCCGtcag gaCCGATGATGCGTTCAAATATGTACATGATGCAACAGCAACAGCAACAAATTCCACCCCAACAGATACCCCAAAGGGGAGCTATATATACCAGGCAACAGGGACCATTAGCTGGAATGGAATCAATGCAGCACAATACGGAATGGAGGCATCTGCTGATGTCCCAACAGCAAAATTCCAGCTATACTTCTATGAGACCCCAATTCCAACAAG GTTTTAACATGAATTCGAATAACATGCAACAAATGTCGGCGTTGCAACACCAACAACAGCTCAGAAATCAACAAGCAATGGTTACCGGCGGAGGACCTGTGTCAAATCAACAAGGACTTGTTCCCGGAATGGGTCAAGGTCAAATTATAGGCCAAAATAACAACCCCATGGCCCAAATGAACAACATGAATCAAGCCATGTTACACATGCAACAGCAGCAGTCCATGATGCAACAACAAAATCAACAC atGTCAATGTCGAACATCCACATGCAACAATCCCAATCGATCTCAGTATCTAATCAATCTTTACAATCTCAACAACAGCCGAACATGTCACTTGGCAATCAAATGAACAACGTCGTACCGTCATCGAATATAACCCAAAATTCCATCAGTTCGGCATTTAATCCACAAGcagatttcaattttgaatttttggatAACTTGGCAACGTCGGACGGTACGACGTTCACCGACCAGGAACTGTTGAGTTCATTCGACAGCGATCCAGGCtttaatttagatttttaa
- the LOC130894289 gene encoding neurogenic protein mastermind-like isoform X5: MEGYRRRQSDCMPRFDQSFSGLCEQNLQDTLQLKQRYLDAKAKRVPKTKAEKKHQDSSIQSSVHVQQKFLKRSSEELDPGGGGPSENFEPPVKLQCSNEGLTKFSVEIVQQLEFTTSAANSQPQQISTNVTVKTHANASVKSDVSSPKSNPDLQKSTSTSNIGLDVGTLVECVKQEPDNDFADLDQCAAALEKDAAANGGAGFGGFPDLIGDDTNDDIISSATFNELITDISNYPDYELMKHFDFEDNKLDTKTEDIKNIPISQDSKTTSSPLLQQNNPRIPSYSNMDFVKTELSPAAQTLKQMAEQHQHKNQMGLSFTAARSPYGEFQFQGSDYGSPNSIHKNSPTFPQPDMIKQEMIFQQGNEFDMKRKNPGIYKQQYSPYSSPSASNHGSPGYLPRGNTGTNANTGAFGGGTPPRPPSGPGNNNNNNPGSTNVQINQAQQMNISQQSHGHTIQVSAGQHVHLSGDIKGTVNIAAQQGMHFTQQSSQNNSNQSQPNTSSANQQSPMSTPQHQNSPMSNGVNSHSPMSHNNQMPGNNMQMSGNQMGPNMQGPNGMTQQGNMTGPGNMGMPNSNIGPGTGMSGMGSNMSSSGGMPGQMGGMQHPSMHSVGGMGSHTDSYSMSQTQTINFTQQSLRRAGNQGVPNSMGPSSMSGSSGPNVNNQPGTGMGPRLMTSQSLEQQKLLHQQQMLRAQQQQAAMQQHMVRPPPPDYKTTAGIMQGMQSRYATPAPPPNMRRMPMQPMPPSGPMMRSNMYMMQQQQQQIPPQQIPQRGAIYTRQQGPLAGMESMQHNTEWRHLLMSQQQNSSYTSMRPQFQQGFNMNSNNMQQMSALQHQQQLRNQQAMVTGGGPVSNQQGLVPGMGQGQIIGQNNNPMAQMNNMNQAMLHMQQQQSMMQQQNQHMSMSNIHMQQSQSISVSNQSLQSQQQPNMSLGNQMNNVVPSSNITQNSISSAFNPQADFNFEFLDNLATSDGTTFTDQELLSSFDSDPGFNLDF; encoded by the exons ATGGAGGGGTACCGAAGAAGACAAAGTGACTGCATGCCGCGTTTTGACCAATCTTTTAGCGGCCTCTGCGAACAAAATTTGCAGGATACTCTGCAGCTGAAGCAACGCTACCTCGATGCCAAAGCAAAAAGAGTACCTAAGACGAAAGCTGAAAAGAAGCATCAAGATTCCTCGATACAAAGTAGTGTACACGTG CAGCAAAAGTTTTTGAAACGTTCCTCCGAAGAATTAGATCCCGGCGGCGGCGGACCAAGCGAAAATTTCGAACCTCCAGTGAAACTTCAGTGTTCCAATGAAGGTCTCACCAAATTTTCCGTTGAGATCGTTCAACAATTGGAATTTACGACATCTGCCGCCAATTCCCAACCCCAACAGATATCGACGAACGTCACTGTAAAAACACATGCGAACGCTTCCGTAAAAAGTGATGTATCTTCTCCAAAATCAAATCCAGATCTTCAAAAATCAACATCGACCTCGAatatag gCCTCGATGTAGGTACATTAGTCGAATGTGTGAAACAAGAACCTGACAACGATTTCGCCGATCTCGATCAATGCGCGGCGGCTTTGGAAAAAGACGCTGCCGCTAACGGCGGCGCGGGTTTCGGGGGATTCCCCGATCTCATCGGCGATGATACTAACGACGATATAATTTCATCGGCAACCTTCAACGAACTTATCACCGATATCTCGAATTACCCCGATTACGAATTAATGAAACACTTCGATTTCGAAGATAACAAATTAGATACTAAAACCGAAGATATTAag aacattCCGATTTCTCAGGATTCCAAGACGACGTCGAGTCCGTTGTTGCAACAAAATAATCCCCGCATTCCCTCCTACTCCAATATGGACTTTGTTAAAACCGAGTTGAGTCCGGCGGCGCAAACTCTAAAACAAATGGCCGAACaacatcaacataaaaatcaaaTGGGATTATCGTTTACCGCGGCCAGATCGCCTTACGGGGAATTTCAATTCCAAGGGAGCGATTACGGAAGTCCAAATTCTATCCATAAAAATAGTCCCACGTTCCCGCAACCTGATATGATCAAACAGGAAATGATTTTCCAA cagGGCAACGAATTTGACATGAAACGTAAAAATCCAGGCATCTATAAACAACAATATTCTCCTTACAGTAGCCCTAGTGCTAGTAATCACGGTAGTCCCGGTTATTTACCTCGAGGTAACACAGGTACCAATGCCAATACCGGCGCTTTCGGTGGCGGTACGCCACCTAGACCTCCCTCAGGTCcgggaaataataataataacaacccCGGATCGACAAACGTTCAAATTAATCAAGCCCAACAAATGAATATTAGTCAGCAAAGCCACGGTCATACCATACAG gtATCAGCCGGTCAACACGTACATCTTTCTGGTGATATTAAAGGCACCGTTAATATAGCCGCCCAACAAGGTATGCATTTTACTCAGCAATCGAGTCAAAATAATTCCAATCAGTCCCAGCCGAATACCAGTAGTGCCAATCAACAAAGTCCAATGTCTACGCCGCAACACCAGAACTCACCTATGTCCAACGGTGTCAATTCTCATAGTCCAATGAGTCACAATAATCAAATGCCTGGAAATAATATGCAAATGTCTGGTAATCAAATGGGACCAAATATGCAAGGACCAAATGGTATGACTCAACAAGGAAATATGACCG GTCCAGGTAACATGGGTATGCCCAACAGCAATATCGGACCAGGAACTGGTATGAGCGGAATGGGTTCCAATATGAGCAGCTCTGGCGGTATGCCTGGACAAATGGGAGGCATGCAACATCCTTCTATGCATTCTGTAGGCGGAATGGGAAGCCACACGGATTCCTATTCCATGTCGCAGACACAGACCATCAATTTCACTCAACAAAGCTTGAGGAGGGCTGGAAATCAAG GTGTACCCAATTCGATGGGACCTTCTTCAATGTCCGGATCATCCGGTCCCAACGTGAACAATCAACCCGGTACCGGAATGGGTCCTCGTTTAATGACTTCCCAATCGTTAGAACAACAAAAGTTATTGCACCAACAACAAATGTTGAGGGCGCAACAACAGCAAGCGGCGATGCAACAACACATGGTGCGACCGCCGCCGCCCGATTACAAAACCACCGCCGGAATAATGCAAGGAATGCAATCTAGATACGCTACGCCCGCACCGCCGCCGAATATGAGAAGAATGCCTATGCAACCTATGCCTCCGtcag gaCCGATGATGCGTTCAAATATGTACATGATGCAACAGCAACAGCAACAAATTCCACCCCAACAGATACCCCAAAGGGGAGCTATATATACCAGGCAACAGGGACCATTAGCTGGAATGGAATCAATGCAGCACAATACGGAATGGAGGCATCTGCTGATGTCCCAACAGCAAAATTCCAGCTATACTTCTATGAGACCCCAATTCCAACAAG GTTTTAACATGAATTCGAATAACATGCAACAAATGTCGGCGTTGCAACACCAACAACAGCTCAGAAATCAACAAGCAATGGTTACCGGCGGAGGACCTGTGTCAAATCAACAAGGACTTGTTCCCGGAATGGGTCAAGGTCAAATTATAGGCCAAAATAACAACCCCATGGCCCAAATGAACAACATGAATCAAGCCATGTTACACATGCAACAGCAGCAGTCCATGATGCAACAACAAAATCAACAC atGTCAATGTCGAACATCCACATGCAACAATCCCAATCGATCTCAGTATCTAATCAATCTTTACAATCTCAACAACAGCCGAACATGTCACTTGGCAATCAAATGAACAACGTCGTACCGTCATCGAATATAACCCAAAATTCCATCAGTTCGGCATTTAATCCACAAGcagatttcaattttgaatttttggatAACTTGGCAACGTCGGACGGTACGACGTTCACCGACCAGGAACTGTTGAGTTCATTCGACAGCGATCCAGGCtttaatttagatttttaa